A portion of the Homo sapiens chromosome 16, GRCh38.p14 Primary Assembly genome contains these proteins:
- the LDHD gene encoding probable D-lactate dehydrogenase, mitochondrial isoform 1 precursor (isoform 1 precursor is encoded by transcript variant 1), with product MARLLRSATWELFPWRGYCSQKAKGELCRDFVEALKAVVGGSHVSTAAVVREQHGRDESVHRCEPPDAVVWPQNVEQVSRLAALCYRQGVPIIPFGTGTGLEGGVCAVQGGVCVNLTHMDRILELNQEDFSVVVEPGVTRKALNAHLRDSGLWFPVDPGADASLCGMAATGASGTNAVRYGTMRDNVLNLEVVLPDGRLLHTAGRGRHFRFGFWPEIPHHTAWYSPCVSLGRRKSAAGYNLTGLFVGSEGTLGLITATTLRLHPAPEATVAATCAFPSVQAAVDSTVHILQAAVPVARIEFLDEVMMDACNRYSKLNCLVAPTLFLEFHGSQQALEEQLQRTEEIVQQNGASDFSWAKEAEERSRLWTARHNAWYAALATRPGCKGYSTDVCVPISRLPEIVVQTKEDLNASGLTGSIVGHVGDGNFHCILLVNPDDAEELGRVKAFAEQLGRRALALHGTCTGEHGIGMGKRQLLQEEVGAVGVETMRQLKAVLDPQGLMNPGKVL from the exons ATGGCCCGACTGCTCAGGTCTGCAACCTGGGAGCTGTTCCCCTGGAGGGGCTACTGCTCCCAGAAGGCAAAG GGAGAGCTCTGCAGGGACTTCGTAGAGGCTCTGAAGGCCGTGGTGGGCGGCTCCCACGTGTCCACTGCCGCGGTGGTCCGAGAGCAGCACGGGCGCGATGAGTCGGTGCACAG GTGCGAACCTCCTGATGCTGTGGTGTGGCCCCAGAACGTGGAGCAGGTCAGCCGGCTGGCAGCCCTGTGCTATCGCCAAGGTGTGCCCATCATCCCATTCGGCACCGGCACCGGGCTTGAGGGTGGCGTCTGTGCTGTGCAG GGCGGCGTCTGCGTTAACCTGACGCATATGGACCGAATCCTGGAGCTGAACCAGGAGGACTTCTCTGTGGTGGTGGAGCCAGGTGTCACCCGCAAAGCCCTCAACGCCCACCTGCGGGACAGCGGCCTCTGGTTTCCCGTGG ACCCAGGCGCGGACGCCTCTCTCTGTGGCATGGCGGCCACCGGGGCGTCGGGGACCAACGCGGTCCGCTACGGCACCATGCGGGACAACGTGCTCAACCTGGAGGTGGTGCTGCCCGACGGGCGGCTGCTGCACACGGCGGGCCGAGGCCGGCATTTCCG CTTCGGCTTCTGGCCAGAAATCCCTCATCACACAGCCTGGTACTCACCTTGTGTGTCCCTGGGACGTAGGAAGAGTGCAGCCGGCTACAACCTCACGGGGCTCTTCGTGGGCTCCGAGGGGACGCTGGGCCTCATCACAGCCACCACCCTGCGCCTGCACCCTGCCCCTGAGGCCACAGTGGCCGCCACGTGTGCGTTCCCCAGTGTCCAGGCTGCTGTGGACAGCACTGTACACAtcctccaggctgcagtgcccgTAGCCCGCATTG AGTTCCTGGATGAAGTCATGATGGATGCCTGCAACAGGTACAGCAAGCTGAATTGCTTAGTGGCGCCCACACTCTTCCTGGAGTTCCATGGCTCCCAGCAGGCACTGGAGGAGCAGCTGCAGCGCACAG AGGAGATAGTCCAGCAGAACGGAGCCTCTGACTTCTCCTGGGCCAAGGAGGCCGAGGAGCGCAGCCGGCTTTGGACAGCACGGCACAATGCCTGGTACGCAGCCCTGGCCACGCGGCCAGGCTGCAAG GGCTACTCCACGGATGTGTGTGTGCCCATCTCCCGGCTGCCGGAGATCGTGGTGCAGACCAAGGAGGATCTGAATGCCTCAGGACTCACAG GAAGCATTGTCGGGCATGTGGGTGACGGCAACTTCCACTGCATCCTGCTGGTCAACCCTGATGACGCCGAGGAACTGGGCAGGGTCAAGGCTTTTGCAGAACAGCTGGGCAG GCGGGCACTGGCTCTCCACGGAACGTGCACGGGGGAGCATGGCATCGGAATGGGCAAGCGGCAGCTGCTGCAGGAGGAGGTGGGCGCCGTGGGCGTGGAGACCATGCGGCAGCTCAAGGCCGTGCTAGACCCCCAAGGCCTCATGAATCCAGGCAAAGTGCTGTGA
- the LDHD gene encoding probable D-lactate dehydrogenase, mitochondrial isoform 2 precursor (isoform 2 precursor is encoded by transcript variant 2) codes for MARLLRSATWELFPWRGYCSQKAKGELCRDFVEALKAVVGGSHVSTAAVVREQHGRDESVHRCEPPDAVVWPQNVEQVSRLAALCYRQGVPIIPFGTGTGLEGGVCAVQGGVCVNLTHMDRILELNQEDFSVVVEPGVTRKALNAHLRDSGLWFPVDPGADASLCGMAATGASGTNAVRYGTMRDNVLNLEVVLPDGRLLHTAGRGRHFRKSAAGYNLTGLFVGSEGTLGLITATTLRLHPAPEATVAATCAFPSVQAAVDSTVHILQAAVPVARIEFLDEVMMDACNRYSKLNCLVAPTLFLEFHGSQQALEEQLQRTEEIVQQNGASDFSWAKEAEERSRLWTARHNAWYAALATRPGCKGYSTDVCVPISRLPEIVVQTKEDLNASGLTGSIVGHVGDGNFHCILLVNPDDAEELGRVKAFAEQLGRRALALHGTCTGEHGIGMGKRQLLQEEVGAVGVETMRQLKAVLDPQGLMNPGKVL; via the exons ATGGCCCGACTGCTCAGGTCTGCAACCTGGGAGCTGTTCCCCTGGAGGGGCTACTGCTCCCAGAAGGCAAAG GGAGAGCTCTGCAGGGACTTCGTAGAGGCTCTGAAGGCCGTGGTGGGCGGCTCCCACGTGTCCACTGCCGCGGTGGTCCGAGAGCAGCACGGGCGCGATGAGTCGGTGCACAG GTGCGAACCTCCTGATGCTGTGGTGTGGCCCCAGAACGTGGAGCAGGTCAGCCGGCTGGCAGCCCTGTGCTATCGCCAAGGTGTGCCCATCATCCCATTCGGCACCGGCACCGGGCTTGAGGGTGGCGTCTGTGCTGTGCAG GGCGGCGTCTGCGTTAACCTGACGCATATGGACCGAATCCTGGAGCTGAACCAGGAGGACTTCTCTGTGGTGGTGGAGCCAGGTGTCACCCGCAAAGCCCTCAACGCCCACCTGCGGGACAGCGGCCTCTGGTTTCCCGTGG ACCCAGGCGCGGACGCCTCTCTCTGTGGCATGGCGGCCACCGGGGCGTCGGGGACCAACGCGGTCCGCTACGGCACCATGCGGGACAACGTGCTCAACCTGGAGGTGGTGCTGCCCGACGGGCGGCTGCTGCACACGGCGGGCCGAGGCCGGCATTTCCG GAAGAGTGCAGCCGGCTACAACCTCACGGGGCTCTTCGTGGGCTCCGAGGGGACGCTGGGCCTCATCACAGCCACCACCCTGCGCCTGCACCCTGCCCCTGAGGCCACAGTGGCCGCCACGTGTGCGTTCCCCAGTGTCCAGGCTGCTGTGGACAGCACTGTACACAtcctccaggctgcagtgcccgTAGCCCGCATTG AGTTCCTGGATGAAGTCATGATGGATGCCTGCAACAGGTACAGCAAGCTGAATTGCTTAGTGGCGCCCACACTCTTCCTGGAGTTCCATGGCTCCCAGCAGGCACTGGAGGAGCAGCTGCAGCGCACAG AGGAGATAGTCCAGCAGAACGGAGCCTCTGACTTCTCCTGGGCCAAGGAGGCCGAGGAGCGCAGCCGGCTTTGGACAGCACGGCACAATGCCTGGTACGCAGCCCTGGCCACGCGGCCAGGCTGCAAG GGCTACTCCACGGATGTGTGTGTGCCCATCTCCCGGCTGCCGGAGATCGTGGTGCAGACCAAGGAGGATCTGAATGCCTCAGGACTCACAG GAAGCATTGTCGGGCATGTGGGTGACGGCAACTTCCACTGCATCCTGCTGGTCAACCCTGATGACGCCGAGGAACTGGGCAGGGTCAAGGCTTTTGCAGAACAGCTGGGCAG GCGGGCACTGGCTCTCCACGGAACGTGCACGGGGGAGCATGGCATCGGAATGGGCAAGCGGCAGCTGCTGCAGGAGGAGGTGGGCGCCGTGGGCGTGGAGACCATGCGGCAGCTCAAGGCCGTGCTAGACCCCCAAGGCCTCATGAATCCAGGCAAAGTGCTGTGA